A window from Diachasmimorpha longicaudata isolate KC_UGA_2023 chromosome 5, iyDiaLong2, whole genome shotgun sequence encodes these proteins:
- the LOC135162412 gene encoding uncharacterized protein LOC135162412 — protein MPACASDSLTRFCPSPSLSRSSSASPTLEGYPTSSSPPKSSHPVKQSPSTSFITLDSTTDWSQPSPQPRLVRRHQEVRSPSPPRRQEVTLIARLVSLLSPTRLISWYISFIFNIIWRIYEAVVFTIRAPALWASAWFCFIAVILQLPLTLLKWFLMLLYTPASELARSKRCVLISGGSTVQAVHLARNFHKAGARVVICEVEGLFSLARFSTACSKFYTIPRPAPGSAAEYVKALKTIVEREKAVYYIPVSAANAAYYDALAKPHLEIAGCECFVPGASEVTALDDPLELLRRCRLLGLTNPVHFVLRSSDDVATLYETGALRSGRHVMLAAGPAGMRDRAKVQLPLNAEEFRNMRQEISERRPWVVIRDPGGPQYITCTTVKDSRVVANVTCRVDEDKGLIPEVRSDVAQWLERFFARSFGSRINGHLSFRLVISRDEEIVTIGCRVGVGMPYVCLTSVHPRLVWRPCRHFSRQHSGPLLVGEAHDGQGAFSSAIKQASSLKSSSHRCAIDKREALFVYWDPLPYCVYYHLQLPLLRIAGAFRARTQHNPPLAVVVQ, from the coding sequence ATGCCGGCGTGCGCTAGTGATAGCCTGACGCGTTTCTGCCCATCGCCATCGCTCTCCCGGAGCAGTAGTGCATCTCCAACGCTGGAAGGCTACCCCACATCGAGTTCCCCGCCGAAGTCATCCCACCCGGTGAAACAGAGCCCCTCTACTTCATTCATAACTCTCGACTCCACCACCGACTGGTCCCAGCCATCACCGCAGCCTCGGCTGGTGCGACGTCACCAGGAGGTGCGTTCCCCAAGCCCGCCGCGGCGTCAGGAGGTCACCCTCATCGCGAGACTGGTGTCCCTGCTCTCGCCGACGAGGCTCATCAGTTGGTACATCAGCTTCATCTTCAACATAATCTGGCGAATCTACGAGGCAGTTGTCTTCACGATCCGAGCGCCAGCGCTGTGGGCCTCCGCCTGGTTCTGCTTCATCGCGGTGATCCTCCAACTGCCGCTGACCCTCCTCAAGTGGTTCCTGATGTTGCTCTACACCCCGGCCTCAGAGTTAGCCAGGAGTAAACGCTGTGTCCTGATCAGCGGTGGTAGCACAGTCCAGGCGGTCCATCTTGCCCGAAATTTCCACAAAGCCGGGGCTCGTGTTGTCATCTGCGAGGTGGAGGGCCTCTTCAGTTTGGCGAGATTCTCAACCGCCTGTTCGAAATTCTATACAATTCCGAGACCCGCTCCGGGCAGTGCTGCGGAGTACGTTAAAGCGCTGAAAACGATTGTCGAGAGGGAGAAGGCGGTGTACTACATTCCGGTATCAGCGGCCAATGCTGCTTACTACGACGCTCTGGCGAAGCCCCACCTGGAGATCGCTGGATGCGAGTGTTTCGTACCGGGAGCCTCGGAGGTCACCGCCCTGGATGATCCCCTGGAGCTCCTGAGACGGTGCAGACTGTTGGGTCTGACTAATCCGGTCCATTTTGTCCTGAGGTCCAGCGACGATGTCGCCACCCTCTACGAGACCGGTGCCCTAAGGTCCGGACGGCACGTGATGCTGGCGGCCGGTCCAGCCGGCATGAGGGATCGCGCCAAAGTTCAGCTGCCCCTCAACGCCGAGGAGTTCAGGAACATGAGGCAGGAGATCAGCGAGAGGCGACCTTGGGTGGTGATCCGTGATCCTGGGGGCCCTCAATACATCACTTGCACGACAGTCAAGGACTCGAGGGTCGTCGCCAATGTCACTTGCAGGGTCGACGAGGACAAGGGGCTCATCCCCGAGGTGCGGAGTGACGTCGCCCAGTGGCTGGAGAGATTCTTCGCGAGGTCATTCGGCAGCCGAATTAATGGCCACCTCAGCTTCAGGCTCGTTATCTCCCGCGACGAGGAAATCGTCACCATTGGATGCCGCGTCGGCGTCGGTATGCCCTACGTCTGTCTCACCAGTGTCCATCCGCGACTAGTCTGGCGGCCGTGCAGGCACTTCTCCAGGCAGCATTCAGGCCCTCTTCTCGTTGGTGAAGCACACGACGGACAGGGGGCCTTCTCCAGCGCTATCAAACAAGCCTCCAGCCTCAAGTCCAGTTCACATCGATGCGCTATTGATAAGCGGGAGGCCCTCTTCGTCTACTGGGATCCATTGCCCTATTGTGTATACTATCATCTTCAGCTGCCACTTTTGAGGATCGCCGGGGCCTTTCGTGCACGCACACAGCACAATCCACCATTGGCCGTTGTTGTACAATGA